tacaacataaaaattagaaattacaacttcaaaattataaattacaaaagacttaaagtcttcattacaatttacaaaattacatattcgaaataaaggggagaaaaaagaaataaaggaaaaggacttgagctcaacttaaatttaaacttaaatttaaaatttaagttgaaatataagttgagatgcctacgtatcctcaatgctcaattgcattttggaatcaaagtccacgtagttctcttaccttgcttacctatttggcttgatcggaagtattggcgcctactcttcttcgtcggggaagtagtcttggtcgggttgtactactagtttgtcccaatccggttcttggtctctaatttcggcggagcaccaatcatcaagtaacatggtggcttccatgttttgtccggtgagcctacttcttcggtcgtccaagacgttgcctccaacactaaaggcggactcgacggcgacagtggaagccggaaccgaaaagatctccttggccattgatgcaaggatgggaaaatctttctcgtgtgaagaccaccaatctaggacgtcgatttgttggggaacgggacctccttcttcctcattgaatgaaaagtgtgagtctaaatataaatctaactcacttaccgaatgtgccgtccttcctccgctgctgaaggcgtataggtccgccaattgggattgggtgtcgggtcatcaacttggaagaagccaaagttctgtgtttgacgggggggtctaggtcgaacttggtgggtagtgttgtacttgacttcgtaatcgtgaaagagagcccgcaagtcgaactcaaaatttctttggaggcttgggaggtgggggaggtttatttggaatgtttgggcaaggtttatgtagttgtcgtcgtcgtcagtttgcaaagttcggagtggttcaagatcaatagaagctaaactgttgtaataaaattctaaaattttgaaagtaccaactagtttccactttggatccaaaactttggcaagcaaaaaaaactgttgggatctcattgaaatacttgagccatttttcaaccatgtaatataaaacacacataagctcaagattgtttgcggaatttttcattgcagttttaaaaccaagtgatatgatcatgcaatgttctaaaacacgaacggatgtgcaataatacacacccgataactccatAGTGGCACttcgaaaatttttgaataatttaaataaactcaggctttgttcccaacaagaagatgttagatataaatcatcaacagggtaagttctataaaaatcaactaaatagtCTATATGCTCCATTGTAGATTGCAACatgtcatatgtagagttccatctagtagaaacgtctaaagtaaactttgtgtaccttattttcttcgagtggcaatacttcttccacgccttgccaatttgaggcttccagtggatcaaggatacagctgtagtaataggttgaatatgtctttgccataaagacaaagcatcttgtacacataagtttaaaatatgacaaatacatcgttgatgaaaatacttaccactaaaacatattaaaacttactaaaacatattaaaacatactaacatattaaaacttactaaaacatattaaaacatataaaacttactaaaacttactaaaacatattaaaacatactaacatattataacatattaaaacatattaaaacatactaacatattaaaacatactaacatattataacatattaaaacatattaaaacatactaacatattaaaacttactaaaacatattaaaacatataaaacatattaaaacatattaaaacatattaacatattaaaacgtactaaaacatattaaaacatactaacatataaatcaaaggaaggaccacgctgaggcattccacaataggccatcttgcacaagcatataagaaaaggcggtagtccgcacataatctttttccgagcaagtataccaaatggtgctctcaaattaaagacttatcatataacatattaaaacatactaacatataaatcaaaggaaggaccacgctgaggcattccacaataggccatcttgcacaagcatataagaaaaggcggtagtccgcacataatctttttccgagcaagtataccaaatggtgctctcaaattaaagacttatcatataacatattaaaacatactaacatataaatcaaaggaaggaccacgctgaggcattccacaataggccatcttgcacaaggatataagaaaaggcggtagtccgcacataatctttttccgagcaagtataccaaatggtgctctcaaattaaagacttattataacatattaacatagtaaaacatttaatttagaagtttagaacttacttgtaatcgaagagcggctcgccttcccacctcctccgcaacttgtgctctagaaggggcacgacgacgccgagagtcactttgatcttgagcaatgcccttgccccgatcaccaccacgacgagatgaagacatgatattatggaaattggaagtagagaatagatagtagtgtttatgtgaatatgactatatgataacgtgaacaagaacaacgtgagtaaattatgagcgcaaacaacgtacacaacttgagagaatgaggatggagaatagagaaattgagattgagagagaaattcttattaacacaagaatggggtgagtagaaatggaagaggagggggtatttataggggaaaattgtgattaaaaatttaaaaaaaaatcaaattttgaaaaaataacgccgaaaccgccggttcgccgctgaaaccgccggttttcggtggaaccggcggtttacggaccgtttgaattttcaaattttgaaaatttcggtgggaaaccgccggtttaggcccggaaccgccggtttaaccCTGACATTGTGAAAAGGCTAGGGAGTAGGCCTGAAATTGTGTcggaaaccgccgaaccgccggttcggaaccgccggtttcgccggaaccggcggttccgacccgccggttacggtttgcataaaatgaggaaccggaaccggcccggcggttccggcggttccggtgccggttcgaaccgccggtgacggttccggttccggttcggaaccgccggcgacggttccgggccggttcggtttggagacTTCTAAACACAACCCCAATATTCAACTTAATTAGTGGTATAAGATGTCCAATTGACCAATTCAACTTAATTTCAATGACACATATTACTAGTTTTTATCCAAACTATTTATATATCAGTAGAATGCCTCTACAGCCTTAAATATCAAAGTTTCAATTCATTCCAAATAGTTCTAAAATGCATAGTGGGACCCACACTTTTTTTATATGACCCAAAAAATTTAGAGCAATATATATGTCTATGACGAGGCAAAGGTCTAACAGTTTAAAGACTAAGCAAGAGTACCTTATGGTTTGTGAGTTGTGACAATGTGGTCTGATCAGTTCTTTCTCTTTTGTCGAACTTCTGCACctttgattttgaatttgagCATTTTGTATTCATAAAAAATCATTGGATAACTAAGCCAAAACCCACACTTATCCTATATTAACATATATAGTTAGAGTTCACAGTTGGGATTTAATTACCACAATTTGGTGACTATGGTCTTCCAATTATTATTAGTATGCGCAAATAATCACTTTATTTAACTAACTAATAAACACCTTTATGCATGGATATATTTCACTAAAATCCCATTATGCAAAGTTGATGAAATAGTCAAATTTCTACCATCTATGTTTTTGGAGGACAAGTTGTTGCGTAGGCATCAATGACTTTTTGTTAGTTTTTCTAGTCATGGCTTTTGTCTTAAaggcatgcatatatatatatatatacatagagTTATTCCTAAAAAATAGCTCGAACTTTGAGATCACTTGGTGGTGATATTTTTAGCCCGAATTGATCATTTTTTTATGTAGTATAAAACAATTCAGAATATAACAACAAAGTAATTGATCTATCTAATATCACACGGAAACATGGTAACAGAAGCAAACTAGCATCACACATAAGTGCATTTTAGTTACGAATATAGCATGGGGTAAGTTATATACTTCCTCTATCCCATAGAAATATGCCGAATTTCCTTTTCGTATGTCccataaaattagttatattgaTTATTTGTAGAAACTTTTTTCTccctctattttactttatcatttatgggctCCGTCATCCACTATACtattatttctcttattttattaattacgcATTAAGACTTGTGCCGACctaaatgacatatttctatgCAACGCATTgggagtatataatttcatATTCATAGCATTTTAATTTGGAGAATGATGTGATATACAAGGCCTCAAGAATGGAATAATTAACGATGACGATAGTCACATGGATTGAAGataataatgtaaaacaaattTATGTAGAGAAATTATTCAACTTGACTTGTACCGGTTTTGATGTCACAATTAGGACATGACTTATACCATCGTAAGCTAATGATCTTGTGACAACATTTTGTCCTCATTCTTTTAAGACTCAAGAATCAATCACATTCCCATGATTATCACTTAGAAATTGAACCattgttttattactactagGAAACTAATTTTGTGATCATACTGCAATTTGATAATTACCTAgggttttttttctattttggttatCAGTTCAATCCACATGGATTTTAGGCCAATCTTATCGGATCGTCCGATCTATTGCGAGTAAGCTAGCCTTCGTCTTCATCGGAGAAGAGACAGAGATGTAAAACCCTAGATTAGTCACTGCAGTCTCTTAAGCTGATTAGCTTATCTTGGAAAAGAAAAGCCTCACTAAAGAATGCTTTATCTAAGGGATTATGTGTTCTAAATATGATTCAATTTGCCAAAGCAAATTGGAGCTAAAAGTAATTACTTTTTCCTCTAATTAAGTTTCAACGGATAAGAGTCTAGCACTGTAGGTTCCACTTCCACATATGGAAAAAAATATGCATGCATGATTGATCTCAGACACTAACTAATCACTTCTTTTTTTGGGTGTCCATGAAGTAATCCATCTTGATATATGATCTAgatttataatcaatttttactTCAAGCAATTAAACACAACCGATACAATTACTTACTTGTTGCGTTGTTTTTTTACACATTCTAGTCGAATCCTGTAGGTGAATCCACTGCTTTCGTTATTCATGTGTACATATGTCACGTTCGCATGAAAAAATGTAGTTTTCGGGCATATAATTCATAGTTTCTTAAAGTGGCAACATTTGTTACATATCCACAAGCAACACTCCATGTTTCTTAATCACATTTatttccttcttctcttttctttccaaGAAATGGGCATTAACTTCGACAAGACCATAGTTTCACAAAAAGTCCAACAAAGCAACTACTTGTGATGCATCATCAGACAAAAATCTAATGACCGTTGAAGAAGAACACTGTCGGCCCTTTGTCTCAATCCATCTCTTGTTGTATAAATAGACCCTCAATTTGTCACATTTCCACAACACCTTTGTCTCCCACTAAATTTTATTCCAAGCTAGGTTGTGTTCAAGGATAGCAAACAAAATGTTGTCTAGGAAAGTTACATCACATGGCCAAGACTCCTACTTCCTAGGATGGCAAGAATACGAGAAAAACCAGTTCGACCCCATCCGGGATCATCCAGATGGGCCTCGCCGAGAATCAGGTAGTACTATTCTTTTTTTCTACGTCCGCCCCTGCTTATATAGTAACATTTCCATGCATGAAATGCTAACATTTGTGTTTGCTATTTGCAGCTTTCTTTCGATCTTCTTGAGTCTTGGATCGAAGAAAATCAAGAATCGAATTGGTTTCGAAAACAAGGTGGATCTGTGTTTAGGGAGTTAGCTCTTTTCCAAGACTATCACTGCCTTCCTGAATTCAAGAAAGTGTGtataactctctctctctctctcgttctctctctatatatatctcttatatatatgtatacacaTCTCAGGTGCTGGCAGAATACGTCTGAAATAAGGGGAAATAAGGTGAAATTTGATGAGGATAAGCTGGTTCTTACAGCCGGTTCAACCTCTGCAAATGAGATTCTCATGTTTTGTCTGGCCGAACCGGGAGACGCGTTCTTGATCCCGACTCCATATTATCCGGGGTAACCACACAACTCTTCCGAAATAATATACACAATTACGAATTCATGAAAAATCAATAGTGGGGTCGAAAAACACAGTGAGGAAGGTTGTCGCCACCAAGCAGCTAGAGGTGTTGCTGGCTGACCAAgaaccccacctggatccgtcattgtatacacacacatacatttGATATCACAAAAGATTATTTAGATATACAAGTAGTATGATTTacttttaaaacataaatatgatattggattttacatttttaagAAGTACTCTTAAATGTGATTTGTTTTTTTCTACCTAACTATACCTTTTGTTGCATAACCTTTATCCCTAAAAGAATAAAATCTATTTTGTCATTTCACTAACATACTCTCTCTTTTGTCAATCTAGGTTTGACAGGGACTTGAAGTGGAGAACAGGAGTGGAAATCATCCCAATCCACACCTCAAGCTCCAACAACTTCACCATCACCAAACCCTCATTAGAAGAAGCCTTCCAAAGAGCCCAAACCCTAAACCTCAAAGTAAAAGGCCTCTTCATCACCAACCCCCTCGGCACCACCCTCTCCCCCCAAgacctccacctcctcctctccttctccctctcccacTCCCTCCACATCGTCAGCGACGAGATCTACTCCGCCACCGCCTCTTCCCCCACCCCCTCCTTCACCGAGACCCTCTCCCGTCTCCTCCCCGACCCCTCCACCCGGCCTGGTCCCGCCTCCACGTCGTCTCCTCCCTCTCCAAGGACCTCGGCCTCCCCGGCTTCCGCATCGGCGTGATATACTCTCACAACGCTGAGCTTGTGGCGGCCGCGACGAAAATGTTTAGCTTCGGGCTAGTTTCGTCGCAGTCGCAGTTCCTCCTGTCGCGTATCCTCGTGGATAAGGGGTTTATCCGGGGGTACGCGAGGGAGAACAGGAAGAGGCTGGGGAGGAGGCGGGGGGCGATGCGGGCCGGGCTCAGGGAGGCCGGCCTGCATCGCCTGAGCGAGGAGGCGGGGCTGTTTTGTTGGGTGGATATGAGGGGGCTGCTCTCCTCCGCCACGTTCGAGGCGGAGGCCGAGCTGTGGAGGAGGATGGTGATGGAGTTTGGGGTGAATGTGGCGCCCGGGTCGTCGTGCCATTGCTCGGAGCCCGGGTGGTTTAGGGTTTGCTTAGCGAATGTGGCCGAGGAGACGCTGATGGTCGCGTTGAGGCGGAATAAGGCCGTCGTGGCGGATTCCGGGATCATCCGCCGGTGAACCTCATTTGTGTTGTAATGTTATGTAACAATGTTGTTGCATTACTTGCATGGATGTAAATAGAGTCGACTTCTTTTTATTGAGATTTGATTTCCACTAAATTAATTGTTTTGTTTgcctataaaaaaataaaaaaaataaaaaatcattataaTATAGTAATAACACATCAAGATAAATGGTCGATGTTATCACAtagtttaataaaaaatttcgaAAAAGTTTTCGGCTACCAAGATATTGATGTTGATGTCTCAGCCGAAATTATCTACAACTTTGATATGTGAAAATATATGTTGAATTAAAGTGAAACACTTCAAACTTTAATAAACATTTTTATCTAATAAAATgacattaaattcaaaaaaaaataattatttactcTTATCAAGTATAATAAACATATGATGATAAGTACAATATTCAATTATATTAAAGCATATAACattaaagaaacaaaaatatgtGAATGAGATAGTAGTACAACATATGAACCTTATATTGAATCCCAAGTCAAACTAAAaaagtagtattaaattttcaCCACCTACGTTAATTAAGGTCTAAGTATAAAAATTAAGGTCCAAgtataaaaactaaaaattaattttcaccACCTACGTTAATTAGTATTTGTAATTTCTCTCGCTGCAATATTTTTAGATGTGACATAACTCAATGTACGcaataaaatattgaaatgcAACTATATTACTTGTTTAGGTGCATACTTTAGATAGCATTTATGAGACATGGTACATCTCAATTACCCCTTTTTAGTGAAAGTGATTCATAATATCAGGATAAGCTACATGACAAATTTGACTATCAATGTTgaaaaaatcaattccaagtGACGTAAACTAAATTCGACATATAATTTGTACAAATCTACGTCACTTTGTGGATTTTATGTGGTGCAATATgtctatacaaactttaaaaattacataaaatgatCAAATAAACAGTCTTATAgtgaaattataattatattataagtTACAGATTTTTATGAAACCAAAAATGGTGATTAATGCCTTTGAGAGAGGGCTACATACCTAAGTGACACTAACATTCATTATATATCATTCAAAAATGTCACAAAAACCACAACACTGGAAGTTAACCAAGCTCAGAAACTACCTAAATACCTGCATCAACAGGGCTCGAAGAGCCATCCGAAGAAGATTCGTCTCCATCGTGTTTCTGCACGTCTTTCCAATTCCACAGGACCTGCATCAGTCCGCCGTTTGCAGCATGCATAAGAAAATGATTTACTCCAGGCAAATATGTTGATATAGCCTTCACAAAAATGAAGAACAAAGCTATGCTCGGAAGTCTCCAAGTAACGCGTCCATCCTGAGGGAAGAAGACCGAGTTAATAATTTGACAAAAACTTGTGTAAGATCAAATGTTGGGTCAAATATCCTGATTTATAGTGCCAGGCCCGTTTGGGCATTTTACCTGGTTGTCAGGCATGAGTTCTCGGGATATCTCATCGAAGAATTTGGTTGTCGTGATTCCAACAAAGAGACCCAATGGGATAACCAACTCTTTGTTTCTAGAGATAGAATATGAGATATCAGATAGGCAGCTAAATGCAAAGTATGCAAGCAGACACCACTTCAGTGCCTCCTTCGCCAAAGCGAGAAACTCTTCTAGCGCAACAGTCTCTGCTTTCTTCCAAGGAAATTGTTTAACTGAATCTGGCATCATGTTCCACAATTTCTTCTGTGTACTACTCAACATGACTACGAGCTTAGAAGGGTCGTTGAAGTGCTCCATCCCTGGCAATTTTGCTAAGCAGGACACTGAAATGTGTTTCTTCCGGACATTTATCAGAAAGGGTTTACAGAGTTGATGCAGTTGGCTTTTAGATGATGCAAGCTGCGCAACACAAAACAGATGTAAAATCATGAATAATTAGGAAGTGAAATGACCAATGCTTCAACCAGATTTTGGTAGAATGATAAGCAGCAAAGAACCATAGTTCATTTCTAGTGATCAGATACAGAATAGTTCATCAATTACCATGTTCAGTTCATGGATTATACAAATTTGAATTTGGTAAGGAAAAGAAACGAACATGTATGGCAGAAAATTAGCTAGAAGAAATGAATATATACAGGTTTTTGATGTTCAAGCCTGAAATAAGTTGGAGATGTGAAGCCATCAGCCAAATTAATGGAGAAATTTGTTTCAAACAATCTCCATTCCTTACATTTAGAAGTTTACATTGTTCAGAAGTCTCACAAACCTTAGTATGAGCGAGCACAGTCACAGCACAAACCGATCATGCTCAATGTTGATGGCTTGAAAAGATTTACGTCATAAATGCATCCGTAATATACTTTCGAATAGGACCTTTTCTgtctatataaaaaaaagacaagCTACAAAGGTGACTCGCTTGGTATTTCCATCATAAGAAAAATGCAAAATATTGTCTTTCAATGAGTATCCACTATGGTTGGGAATAATATTGTAATCAAAACCTTTAATAGTTACCAGGTGCAGACAGAGAGTCATAGAAACTAAATCAACACCATTTATGTTCTAATACATATGTTTTCTGTCATCAGACATAAATGTCTCTGGTCGAAGTTCAATATTTGCAAAAAGGACTCTTCAGAATCTAGTATTGTAAATTATAAATACTAGCAAACTATATGCAACTTCCATTCTTATACAATATTCAAAACTAGTTAGGGTCcttattcaatcaatgaaacCCGCACCCGAAAGTAGCTCCACCATAAAATAAAGTGAATTATACCTTTAACTCGGAAATGAGAGGTAAAACTAAACTACTTTCATAAAAATGAAGTGATAGTGTGATACAAAATGTACCACTGATGCCAGATTTATAGCTGGAATTCTAGGGAAAAACAAACTAGGCCCCTTGTCGTTTCCATGGAAGATGATCGTGCAAGCATTCATTCAACGACTTAATGACCAAAGAAGAACGGAATTAGCTGGAAGTTAGTCGTGAGGATCTATGTCAGCTGCAAGCCTGCAACACCACTTGGTTTGTTGAAGGCTATCACTAAGCATAAGAGAAGGGAGTTGAAACTGGATATATAGTCTAGTTATATACTCCACTGAACATTCTGTATGAATCTATCTTATCAATAGACATCCAACTTTCTCTATATTGCATTGGATCGAAGAATTCTATGCGTGTGTATAtgcatcaaaaaccaattttgAGTAAGATAACAGGCAGAGAACAAAGATTTACCCAATTCATCTATGATTTACACATTGTCACTTAAATCATAATAGACCTAATT
This genomic interval from Salvia splendens isolate huo1 unplaced genomic scaffold, SspV2 ctg258, whole genome shotgun sequence contains the following:
- the LOC121789509 gene encoding uncharacterized protein LOC121789509; the encoded protein is MEHFNDPSKLVVMLSSTQKKLWNMMPDSVKQFPWKKAETVALEEFLALAKEALKWCLLAYFAFSCLSDISYSISRNKELVIPLGLFVGITTTKFFDEISRELMPDNQDGRVTWRLPSIALFFIFVKAISTYLPGVNHFLMHAANGGLMQVLWNWKDVQKHDGDESSSDGSSSPVDAGI